A single Elephas maximus indicus isolate mEleMax1 chromosome 2, mEleMax1 primary haplotype, whole genome shotgun sequence DNA region contains:
- the LOC126062243 gene encoding uncharacterized protein LOC126062243 isoform X5, protein MHTETAHVLSRGAWKGVVWGVYHETTHVLSRGAWKGVVWGVHLKTAHVLSRGAWKEVVWGVHLKTAHILSRGAWKEVVWGVYHETTHVLSRGAWKEVVWGVHLKTAHILSRGAWKEVVWGVYHETTHVLSRGAWKGVVWGVHLKTAHILSRGAWKGVVWGVHLKTAHILSRGAWKGVVWGVHLKTAHILSRGAWKGVVWGVHLKTAHILSRGAWKEVVWGVHLKTAHILSRGAWKEVVWGVYHETTHVLSRGAWKGVVWGVHLKTAHILSRGAWKEVVWGVHLKTAHILSRGAWKEVVWGVHLKTAHILSRGAWKEVVWGVYHETTHVLSRGAWKEVVWGVHLKTAHVLSRGAWKEVVWGVHLKTAHVLSRGAWKEVVWGVHLKTAHVLSRGAWKEVVWRCTSRLPMSSPEGPGRRWCGGIPQDRPCPLQRGLEGGGVGSAPQDRPCPLQRSLEGGGLGSAPQDCPYPLQRGLEGGGVGSAPRDHPCPLRKGLDGGGVGSVPRDHPHLLRRGLDGGGVGSVPRDHPCPLRKGLDGGGVGSVPRDHPHLLRRGLDGGGVGSVPRDHPCPLRKGLDGGGVGSVPRDHPHLLRRGLDGGGVGSVPRDHPCPLRKGLDGGGVGSVPRDHPHLLRRGLDGGGLGSVPRDHPCPLRRSLDGGAVGSVA, encoded by the exons ATGCACACCGAGACCGCCCATGTCCTCTCCAGAGGGGCCTGGAAGGGGGTGGTGTGGGGAGTGTACCACGAGACCACCCATGTCCTCTCCAGAGGGGCCTGGAAGGGGGTGGTGTGGGGAGTGCACCTCAAGACCGCCCATGTCCTCTCCAGAGGGGCCTGGAAGGAG GTGGTGTGGGGAGTGCACCTCAAGACTGCCCATATCCTCTCCAGAGGGGCCTGGAAGGAGGTGGTGTGGGGAGTGTACCACGAGACCACCCATGTCCTCTCCAGAGGGGCCTGGAAGGAGGTGGTGTGGGGAGTGCACCTCAAGACTGCCCATATCCTCTCCAGAGGGGCCTGGAAGGAGGTGGTGTGGGGAGTGTACCACGAGACCACCCATGTCCTCTCCAGAGGGGCCTGGAAGGGGGTGGTGTGGGGAGTGCACCTTAAGACAGCCCACATCCTCTCCAGAGGGGCCTGGAAGGGGGTGGTGTGGGGAGTGCACCTTAAGACAGCCCACATCCTCTCCAGAGGGGCCTGGAAGGGGGTGGTGTGGGGAGTGCACCTTAAGACAGCCCACATCCTCTCCAGAGGGGCCTGGAAGGGGGTGGTGTGGGGAGTGCACCTTAAGACAGCCCACATCCTCTCCAGAGGGGCCTGGAAGGAGGTGGTGTGGGGAGTGCACCTCAAGACTGCCCATATCCTCTCCAGAGGGGCCTGGAAGGAGGTGGTGTGGGGAGTGTACCACGAGACCACCCATGTCCTCTCCAGAGGGGCCTGGAAGGGGGTGGTGTGGGGAGTGCACCTTAAGACAGCCCACATCCTCTCCAGAGGGGCCTGGAAGGAG GTGGTGTGGGGAGTGCACCTCAAGACTGCCCATATCCTCTCCAGAGGGGCCTGGAAGGAGGTGGTGTGGGGAGTGCACCTCAAGACTGCCCATATCCTCTCCAGAGGGGCCTGGAAGGAGGTGGTGTGGGGAGTGTACCACGAGACCACCCATGTCCTCTCCAGAGGGGCCTGGAAGGAGGTGGTGTGGGGAGTGCACCTCAAGACCGCCCATGTCCTCTCCAGAGGGGCCTGGAAGGAG GTGGTGTGGGGAGTGCACCTCAAGACCGCCCATGTCCTCTCCAGAGGGGCCTGGAAGGAGGTGGTGTGGGGA GTGCACCTCAAGACCGCCCATGTCCTCTCCAGAGGGGCCTGGAAGGAGGTGGTGTGGAGGTGTACCTCAAGACTGCCCATGTCCTCTCCAGAGGGGCCTGGAAGGAGGTGGTGTGGAGGTATACCTCAAGATCGCCCATGTCCTCTCCAGAGGGGCCTGGAAGGAGGTGGTGTGGGGAGTGCACCTCAAGACCGCCCATGTCCTCTCCAGAGGAGCCTGGAAGGAGGTGGTTTGGGGAGTGCACCTCAAGACTGCCCATATCCTCTCCAGAGGGGCCTGGAAGGAGGTGGTGTGGGGAGTGCACCCCGAGACCACCCATGTCCACTGAGGAAGGGCCTGGATGGAGGTGGTGTGGGGAGTGTACCCCGAGACCACCCACATCTACTGAGGAGGGGCCTGGATGGAGGTGGTGTGGGGAGTGTACCCCGAGACCACCCATGTCCACTGAGGAAGGGCCTGGATGGAGGTGGTGTGGGGAGTGTACCCCGAGACCACCCACATCTACTGAGGAGGGGCCTGGATGGAGGTGGTGTGGGGAGTGTACCCCGAGACCACCCATGTCCACTGAGGAAGGGCCTGGATGGAGGTGGTGTGGGGAGTGTACCCCGAGACCACCCACATCTACTGAGGAGGGGCCTGGATGGAGGTGGTGTGGGGAGTGTACCCCGAGACCACCCATGTCCACTGAGGAAGGGCCTGGATGGAGGTGGTGTGGGGAGTGTACCCCGAGACCACCCACATCTACTGAGGAGGGGCCTGGATGGAGGTGGTTTGGGGAGTGTACCCCGAGACCACCCATGTCCCCTGAGGAGGAGCCTGGATGGAGGTGCTGTGGGGAGTGTAGCCTGA
- the LOC126062243 gene encoding uncharacterized protein LOC126062243 isoform X8 gives MHTETAHVLSRGAWKGVVWGVYHETTHVLSRGAWKGVVWGVHLKTAHVLSRGAWKEVVWGVHLKTAHILSRGAWKEVVWGVYHETTHVLSRGAWKEVVWGVHLKTAHILSRGAWKEVVWGVYHETTHVLSRGAWKGVVWGVHLKTAHILSRGAWKGVVWGVHLKTAHILSRGAWKGVVWGVHLKTAHILSRGAWKGVVWGVHLKTAHILSRGAWKEVVWGVHLKTAHILSRGAWKEVVWGVYHETTHVLSRGAWKGVVWGVHLKTAHILSRGAWKEVVWGVHLKTAHILSRGAWKEVVWGVYHETTHVLSRGAWKEVVWGVHLKTAHVLSRGAWKEVVWGVHLKTAHVLSRGAWKEVVWGVHLKTAHVLSRGAWKEVVWRCTSRLPMSSPEGPGRRWCGGIPQDRPCPLQRGLEGGGVGSAPQDRPCPLQRSLEGGGLGSAPQDCPYPLQRGLEGGGVGSAPRDHPCPLRKGLDGGGVGSVPRDHPHLLRRGLDGGGVGSVPRDHPCPLRKGLDGGGVGSVPRDHPHLLRRGLDGGGVGSVPRDHPCPLRKGLDGGGVGSVPRDHPHLLRRGLDGGGVGSVPRDHPCPLRKGLDGGGVGSVPRDHPHLLRRGLDGGGLGSVPRDHPCPLRRSLDGGAVGSVA, from the exons ATGCACACCGAGACCGCCCATGTCCTCTCCAGAGGGGCCTGGAAGGGGGTGGTGTGGGGAGTGTACCACGAGACCACCCATGTCCTCTCCAGAGGGGCCTGGAAGGGGGTGGTGTGGGGAGTGCACCTCAAGACCGCCCATGTCCTCTCCAGAGGGGCCTGGAAGGAG GTGGTGTGGGGAGTGCACCTCAAGACTGCCCATATCCTCTCCAGAGGGGCCTGGAAGGAGGTGGTGTGGGGAGTGTACCACGAGACCACCCATGTCCTCTCCAGAGGGGCCTGGAAGGAGGTGGTGTGGGGAGTGCACCTCAAGACTGCCCATATCCTCTCCAGAGGGGCCTGGAAGGAGGTGGTGTGGGGAGTGTACCACGAGACCACCCATGTCCTCTCCAGAGGGGCCTGGAAGGGGGTGGTGTGGGGAGTGCACCTTAAGACAGCCCACATCCTCTCCAGAGGGGCCTGGAAGGGGGTGGTGTGGGGAGTGCACCTTAAGACAGCCCACATCCTCTCCAGAGGGGCCTGGAAGGGGGTGGTGTGGGGAGTGCACCTTAAGACAGCCCACATCCTCTCCAGAGGGGCCTGGAAGGGGGTGGTGTGGGGAGTGCACCTTAAGACAGCCCACATCCTCTCCAGAGGGGCCTGGAAGGAGGTGGTGTGGGGAGTGCACCTCAAGACTGCCCATATCCTCTCCAGAGGGGCCTGGAAGGAGGTGGTGTGGGGAGTGTACCACGAGACCACCCATGTCCTCTCCAGAGGGGCCTGGAAGGGGGTGGTGTGGGGAGTGCACCTTAAGACAGCCCACATCCTCTCCAGAGGGGCCTGGAAGGAG GTGGTGTGGGGAGTGCACCTCAAGACTGCCCATATCCTCTCCAGAGGGGCCTGGAAGGAGGTGGTGTGGGGAGTGTACCACGAGACCACCCATGTCCTCTCCAGAGGGGCCTGGAAGGAGGTGGTGTGGGGAGTGCACCTCAAGACCGCCCATGTCCTCTCCAGAGGGGCCTGGAAGGAG GTGGTGTGGGGAGTGCACCTCAAGACCGCCCATGTCCTCTCCAGAGGGGCCTGGAAGGAGGTGGTGTGGGGA GTGCACCTCAAGACCGCCCATGTCCTCTCCAGAGGGGCCTGGAAGGAGGTGGTGTGGAGGTGTACCTCAAGACTGCCCATGTCCTCTCCAGAGGGGCCTGGAAGGAGGTGGTGTGGAGGTATACCTCAAGATCGCCCATGTCCTCTCCAGAGGGGCCTGGAAGGAGGTGGTGTGGGGAGTGCACCTCAAGACCGCCCATGTCCTCTCCAGAGGAGCCTGGAAGGAGGTGGTTTGGGGAGTGCACCTCAAGACTGCCCATATCCTCTCCAGAGGGGCCTGGAAGGAGGTGGTGTGGGGAGTGCACCCCGAGACCACCCATGTCCACTGAGGAAGGGCCTGGATGGAGGTGGTGTGGGGAGTGTACCCCGAGACCACCCACATCTACTGAGGAGGGGCCTGGATGGAGGTGGTGTGGGGAGTGTACCCCGAGACCACCCATGTCCACTGAGGAAGGGCCTGGATGGAGGTGGTGTGGGGAGTGTACCCCGAGACCACCCACATCTACTGAGGAGGGGCCTGGATGGAGGTGGTGTGGGGAGTGTACCCCGAGACCACCCATGTCCACTGAGGAAGGGCCTGGATGGAGGTGGTGTGGGGAGTGTACCCCGAGACCACCCACATCTACTGAGGAGGGGCCTGGATGGAGGTGGTGTGGGGAGTGTACCCCGAGACCACCCATGTCCACTGAGGAAGGGCCTGGATGGAGGTGGTGTGGGGAGTGTACCCCGAGACCACCCACATCTACTGAGGAGGGGCCTGGATGGAGGTGGTTTGGGGAGTGTACCCCGAGACCACCCATGTCCCCTGAGGAGGAGCCTGGATGGAGGTGCTGTGGGGAGTGTAGCCTGA
- the LOC126062243 gene encoding uncharacterized protein LOC126062243 isoform X26 produces MHTETAHVLSRGAWKGVVWGVYHETTHVLSRGAWKGVVWGVHLKTAHVLSRGAWKEVVWGVHLKTAHILSRGAWKEVVWGVYHETTHVLSRGAWKEVVWGVHLKTAHILSRGAWKEVVWGVYHETTHVLSRGAWKGVVWGVHLKTAHILSRGAWKGVVWGVHLKTAHILSRGAWKGVVWGVHLKTAHILSRGAWKGVVWGVHLKTAHILSRGAWKEVVWGVHLKTAHILSRGAWKEVVWGVYHETTHVLSRGAWKGVVWGVHLKTAHILSRGAWKEVVWGVHLKTAHILSRGAWKEVVWGVHPETTHVH; encoded by the exons ATGCACACCGAGACCGCCCATGTCCTCTCCAGAGGGGCCTGGAAGGGGGTGGTGTGGGGAGTGTACCACGAGACCACCCATGTCCTCTCCAGAGGGGCCTGGAAGGGGGTGGTGTGGGGAGTGCACCTCAAGACCGCCCATGTCCTCTCCAGAGGGGCCTGGAAGGAG GTGGTGTGGGGAGTGCACCTCAAGACTGCCCATATCCTCTCCAGAGGGGCCTGGAAGGAGGTGGTGTGGGGAGTGTACCACGAGACCACCCATGTCCTCTCCAGAGGGGCCTGGAAGGAGGTGGTGTGGGGAGTGCACCTCAAGACTGCCCATATCCTCTCCAGAGGGGCCTGGAAGGAGGTGGTGTGGGGAGTGTACCACGAGACCACCCATGTCCTCTCCAGAGGGGCCTGGAAGGGGGTGGTGTGGGGAGTGCACCTTAAGACAGCCCACATCCTCTCCAGAGGGGCCTGGAAGGGGGTGGTGTGGGGAGTGCACCTTAAGACAGCCCACATCCTCTCCAGAGGGGCCTGGAAGGGGGTGGTGTGGGGAGTGCACCTTAAGACAGCCCACATCCTCTCCAGAGGGGCCTGGAAGGGGGTGGTGTGGGGAGTGCACCTTAAGACAGCCCACATCCTCTCCAGAGGGGCCTGGAAGGAGGTGGTGTGGGGAGTGCACCTCAAGACTGCCCATATCCTCTCCAGAGGGGCCTGGAAGGAGGTGGTGTGGGGAGTGTACCACGAGACCACCCATGTCCTCTCCAGAGGGGCCTGGAAGGGGGTGGTGTGGGGAGTGCACCTTAAGACAGCCCACATCCTCTCCAGAGGGGCCTGGAAGGAGGTGGTGTGGGGAGTGCAC CTCAAGACTGCCCATATCCTCTCCAGAGGGGCCTGGAAGGAGGTGGTGTGGGGAGTGCACCCCGAGACCACCCATGTCCACTGA
- the LOC126062243 gene encoding uncharacterized protein LOC126062243 isoform X4, which yields MHTETAHVLSRGAWKGVVWGVYHETTHVLSRGAWKGVVWGVHLKTAHVLSRGAWKEVVWGVHLKTAHILSRGAWKEVVWGVYHETTHVLSRGAWKEVVWGVHLKTAHILSRGAWKEVVWGVYHETTHVLSRGAWKGVVWGVHLKTAHILSRGAWKGVVWGVHLKTAHILSRGAWKGVVWGVHLKTAHILSRGAWKGVVWGVHLKTAHILSRGAWKEVVWGVHLKTAHILSRGAWKEVVWGVHLKTAHVLSRGAWKEVVWGVHLKTAHVLSRGAWKEVVWGVHLKTAHILSRGAWKEVVWGVHLKTAHILSRGAWKEVVWGVYHETTHVLSRGAWKEVVWGVHLKTAHVLSRGAWKEVVWGVHLKTAHVLSRGAWKEVVWGVHLKTAHVLSRGAWKEVVWRCTSRLPMSSPEGPGRRWCGGIPQDRPCPLQRGLEGGGVGSAPQDRPCPLQRSLEGGGLGSAPQDCPYPLQRGLEGGGVGSAPRDHPCPLRKGLDGGGVGSVPRDHPHLLRRGLDGGGVGSVPRDHPCPLRKGLDGGGVGSVPRDHPHLLRRGLDGGGVGSVPRDHPCPLRKGLDGGGVGSVPRDHPHLLRRGLDGGGVGSVPRDHPCPLRKGLDGGGVGSVPRDHPHLLRRGLDGGGLGSVPRDHPCPLRRSLDGGAVGSVA from the exons ATGCACACCGAGACCGCCCATGTCCTCTCCAGAGGGGCCTGGAAGGGGGTGGTGTGGGGAGTGTACCACGAGACCACCCATGTCCTCTCCAGAGGGGCCTGGAAGGGGGTGGTGTGGGGAGTGCACCTCAAGACCGCCCATGTCCTCTCCAGAGGGGCCTGGAAGGAG GTGGTGTGGGGAGTGCACCTCAAGACTGCCCATATCCTCTCCAGAGGGGCCTGGAAGGAGGTGGTGTGGGGAGTGTACCACGAGACCACCCATGTCCTCTCCAGAGGGGCCTGGAAGGAGGTGGTGTGGGGAGTGCACCTCAAGACTGCCCATATCCTCTCCAGAGGGGCCTGGAAGGAGGTGGTGTGGGGAGTGTACCACGAGACCACCCATGTCCTCTCCAGAGGGGCCTGGAAGGGGGTGGTGTGGGGAGTGCACCTTAAGACAGCCCACATCCTCTCCAGAGGGGCCTGGAAGGGGGTGGTGTGGGGAGTGCACCTTAAGACAGCCCACATCCTCTCCAGAGGGGCCTGGAAGGGGGTGGTGTGGGGAGTGCACCTTAAGACAGCCCACATCCTCTCCAGAGGGGCCTGGAAGGGGGTGGTGTGGGGAGTGCACCTTAAGACAGCCCACATCCTCTCCAGAGGGGCCTGGAAGGAGGTGGTGTGGGGAGTGCAC CTTAAGACAGCCCACATCCTCTCCAGAGGGGCCTGGAAGGAGGTGGTGTGGGGAGTGCACCTCAAGACTGCCCATGTCCTCTCCAGAGGGGCCTGGAAGGAGGTGGTGTGGGGAGTGCACCTCAAGACCGCCCATGTCCTCTCCAGAGGGGCCTGGAAGGAGGTGGTGTGGGGAGTGCACCTCAAGACTGCCCATATCCTCTCCAGAGGGGCCTGGAAGGAGGTGGTGTGGGGAGTGCACCTCAAGACTGCCCATATCCTCTCCAGAGGGGCCTGGAAGGAGGTGGTGTGGGGAGTGTACCACGAGACCACCCATGTCCTCTCCAGAGGGGCCTGGAAGGAGGTGGTGTGGGGAGTGCACCTCAAGACCGCCCATGTCCTCTCCAGAGGGGCCTGGAAGGAG GTGGTGTGGGGAGTGCACCTCAAGACCGCCCATGTCCTCTCCAGAGGGGCCTGGAAGGAGGTGGTGTGGGGA GTGCACCTCAAGACCGCCCATGTCCTCTCCAGAGGGGCCTGGAAGGAGGTGGTGTGGAGGTGTACCTCAAGACTGCCCATGTCCTCTCCAGAGGGGCCTGGAAGGAGGTGGTGTGGAGGTATACCTCAAGATCGCCCATGTCCTCTCCAGAGGGGCCTGGAAGGAGGTGGTGTGGGGAGTGCACCTCAAGACCGCCCATGTCCTCTCCAGAGGAGCCTGGAAGGAGGTGGTTTGGGGAGTGCACCTCAAGACTGCCCATATCCTCTCCAGAGGGGCCTGGAAGGAGGTGGTGTGGGGAGTGCACCCCGAGACCACCCATGTCCACTGAGGAAGGGCCTGGATGGAGGTGGTGTGGGGAGTGTACCCCGAGACCACCCACATCTACTGAGGAGGGGCCTGGATGGAGGTGGTGTGGGGAGTGTACCCCGAGACCACCCATGTCCACTGAGGAAGGGCCTGGATGGAGGTGGTGTGGGGAGTGTACCCCGAGACCACCCACATCTACTGAGGAGGGGCCTGGATGGAGGTGGTGTGGGGAGTGTACCCCGAGACCACCCATGTCCACTGAGGAAGGGCCTGGATGGAGGTGGTGTGGGGAGTGTACCCCGAGACCACCCACATCTACTGAGGAGGGGCCTGGATGGAGGTGGTGTGGGGAGTGTACCCCGAGACCACCCATGTCCACTGAGGAAGGGCCTGGATGGAGGTGGTGTGGGGAGTGTACCCCGAGACCACCCACATCTACTGAGGAGGGGCCTGGATGGAGGTGGTTTGGGGAGTGTACCCCGAGACCACCCATGTCCCCTGAGGAGGAGCCTGGATGGAGGTGCTGTGGGGAGTGTAGCCTGA
- the LOC126062243 gene encoding mucin-1-like isoform X18, with the protein MSSPEGPGRRWCGECTSRPPMSSPEGPGRRWCGECTSRPPMSSPEGPGRRWCGGVPQDCPCPLQRGLEGGGVEVHLKTAHVLSRGAWKEVVWRCTSRLPMSSPEGPGRRWCGGIPQDRPCPLQRGLEGGGVGSAPQDRPCPLQRSLEGGGLGSAPQDCPYPLQRGLEGGGVGSAPRDHPCPLRKGLDGGGVGSVPRDHPHLLRRGLDGGGVGSVPRDHPCPLRKGLDGGGVGSVPRDHPHLLRRGLDGGGVGSVPRDHPCPLRKGLDGGGVGSVPRDHPHLLRRGLDGGGVGSVPRDHPCPLRKGLDGGGVGSVPRDHPHLLRRGLDGGGLGSVPRDHPCPLRRSLDGGAVGSVA; encoded by the exons ATGTCCTCTCCAGAGGGGCCTGGAAGGAG GTGGTGTGGGGAGTGCACCTCAAGACCGCCCATGTCCTCTCCAGAGGGGCCTGGAAGGAGGTGGTGTGGGGA GTGCACCTCAAGACCGCCCATGTCCTCTCCAGAGGGGCCTGGAAGGAGGTGGTGTGGAGGTGTACCTCAAGACTGCCCATGTCCTCTCCAGAGGGGCCTGGAAGGAGGTGGTGTGGAGGTGCACCTCAAGACCGCCCATGTCCTCTCCAGAGGGGCCTGGAAGGAGGTGGTGTGGAGGTGTACCTCAAGACTGCCCATGTCCTCTCCAGAGGGGCCTGGAAGGAGGTGGTGTGGAGGTATACCTCAAGATCGCCCATGTCCTCTCCAGAGGGGCCTGGAAGGAGGTGGTGTGGGGAGTGCACCTCAAGACCGCCCATGTCCTCTCCAGAGGAGCCTGGAAGGAGGTGGTTTGGGGAGTGCACCTCAAGACTGCCCATATCCTCTCCAGAGGGGCCTGGAAGGAGGTGGTGTGGGGAGTGCACCCCGAGACCACCCATGTCCACTGAGGAAGGGCCTGGATGGAGGTGGTGTGGGGAGTGTACCCCGAGACCACCCACATCTACTGAGGAGGGGCCTGGATGGAGGTGGTGTGGGGAGTGTACCCCGAGACCACCCATGTCCACTGAGGAAGGGCCTGGATGGAGGTGGTGTGGGGAGTGTACCCCGAGACCACCCACATCTACTGAGGAGGGGCCTGGATGGAGGTGGTGTGGGGAGTGTACCCCGAGACCACCCATGTCCACTGAGGAAGGGCCTGGATGGAGGTGGTGTGGGGAGTGTACCCCGAGACCACCCACATCTACTGAGGAGGGGCCTGGATGGAGGTGGTGTGGGGAGTGTACCCCGAGACCACCCATGTCCACTGAGGAAGGGCCTGGATGGAGGTGGTGTGGGGAGTGTACCCCGAGACCACCCACATCTACTGAGGAGGGGCCTGGATGGAGGTGGTTTGGGGAGTGTACCCCGAGACCACCCATGTCCCCTGAGGAGGAGCCTGGATGGAGGTGCTGTGGGGAGTGTAGCCTGA
- the LOC126062243 gene encoding basic salivary proline-rich protein 1-like isoform X17 → MSSPEGPGRGWCGECTLRQPTSSPEGPGRGWCGECTLRQPTSSPEGPGRRWCGECTSRLPISSPEGPGRGWCGECTLRQPTSSPEGPGRRWCGECTLRQPTSSPEGPGRRWCGECTLRQPTSSPEGPGRRWCGECTSRLPISSPEGPGRRWCGECTPRPPMSTEEGPGWRWCGECTPRPPTSTEEGPGWRWCGECTPRPPMSTEEGPGWRWCGECTPRPPTSTEEGPGWRWCGECTPRPPMSTEEGPGWRWCGECTPRPPTSTEEGPGWRWCGECTPRPPMSTEEGPGWRWCGECTPRPPTSTEEGPGWRWFGECTPRPPMSPEEEPGWRCCGECSLRHPCPLRRGLDGGGVGVQHAR, encoded by the exons ATGTCCTCTCCAGAGGGGCCTGGAAGGGGGTGGTGTGGGGAGTGCACCTTAAGACAGCCCACATCCTCTCCAGAGGGGCCTGGAAGGGGGTGGTGTGGGGAGTGCACCTTAAGACAGCCCACATCCTCTCCAGAGGGGCCTGGAAGGAGGTGGTGTGGGGAGTGCACCTCAAGACTGCCCATATCCTCTCCAGAGGGGCCTGGAAGGGGGTGGTGTGGGGAGTGCACCTTAAGACAGCCCACATCCTCTCCAGAGGGGCCTGGAAGGAGGTGGTGTGGGGAGTGCAC CTTAAGACAGCCCACATCCTCTCCAGAGGGGCCTGGAAGGAGGTGGTGTGGGGAGTGCAC CTTAAGACAGCCCACATCCTCTCCAGAGGGGCCTGGAAGGAGGTGGTGTGGGGAGTGCAC CTCAAGACTGCCCATATCCTCTCCAGAGGGGCCTGGAAGGAGGTGGTGTGGGGAGTGCACCCCGAGACCACCCATGTCCACTGAGGAAGGGCCTGGATGGAGGTGGTGTGGGGAGTGTACCCCGAGACCACCCACATCTACTGAGGAGGGGCCTGGATGGAGGTGGTGTGGGGAGTGTACCCCGAGACCACCCATGTCCACTGAGGAAGGGCCTGGATGGAGGTGGTGTGGGGAGTGTACCCCGAGACCACCCACATCTACTGAGGAGGGGCCTGGATGGAGGTGGTGTGGGGAGTGTACCCCGAGACCACCCATGTCCACTGAGGAAGGGCCTGGATGGAGGTGGTGTGGGGAGTGTACCCCGAGACCACCCACATCTACTGAGGAGGGGCCTGGATGGAGGTGGTGTGGGGAGTGTACCCCGAGACCACCCATGTCCACTGAGGAAGGGCCTGGATGGAGGTGGTGTGGGGAGTGTACCCCGAGACCACCCACATCTACTGAGGAGGGGCCTGGATGGAGGTGGTTTGGGGAGTGTACCCCGAGACCACCCATGTCCCCTGAGGAGGAGCCTGGATGGAGGTGCTGTGGGGAGTGTAGCCTGAGACACCCATGTCCACTGAGAAGGGGCCTGGATGGAGGTGGTGTGGGAGTGCAGCATGCCCGTTGA
- the LOC126062243 gene encoding basic salivary proline-rich protein 1-like isoform X24, with protein sequence MSSPEGPGRGWCGECTLRQPTSSPEGPGRGWCGECTLRQPTSSPEGPGRRWCGECTLRQPTSSPEGPGRRWCGECTLRQPTSSPEGPGRRWCGECTSRLPISSPEGPGRRWCGECTPRPPMSTEEGPGWRWCGECTPRPPTSTEEGPGWRWCGECTPRPPMSTEEGPGWRWCGECTPRPPTSTEEGPGWRWCGECTPRPPMSTEEGPGWRWCGECTPRPPTSTEEGPGWRWCGECTPRPPMSTEEGPGWRWCGECTPRPPTSTEEGPGWRWFGECTPRPPMSPEEEPGWRCCGECSLRHPCPLRRGLDGGGVGVQHAR encoded by the exons ATGTCCTCTCCAGAGGGGCCTGGAAGGGGGTGGTGTGGGGAGTGCACCTTAAGACAGCCCACATCCTCTCCAGAGGGGCCTGGAAGGGGGTGGTGTGGGGAGTGCACCTTAAGACAGCCCACATCCTCTCCAGAGGGGCCTGGAAGGAGGTGGTGTGGGGAGTGCAC CTTAAGACAGCCCACATCCTCTCCAGAGGGGCCTGGAAGGAGGTGGTGTGGGGAGTGCAC CTTAAGACAGCCCACATCCTCTCCAGAGGGGCCTGGAAGGAGGTGGTGTGGGGAGTGCAC CTCAAGACTGCCCATATCCTCTCCAGAGGGGCCTGGAAGGAGGTGGTGTGGGGAGTGCACCCCGAGACCACCCATGTCCACTGAGGAAGGGCCTGGATGGAGGTGGTGTGGGGAGTGTACCCCGAGACCACCCACATCTACTGAGGAGGGGCCTGGATGGAGGTGGTGTGGGGAGTGTACCCCGAGACCACCCATGTCCACTGAGGAAGGGCCTGGATGGAGGTGGTGTGGGGAGTGTACCCCGAGACCACCCACATCTACTGAGGAGGGGCCTGGATGGAGGTGGTGTGGGGAGTGTACCCCGAGACCACCCATGTCCACTGAGGAAGGGCCTGGATGGAGGTGGTGTGGGGAGTGTACCCCGAGACCACCCACATCTACTGAGGAGGGGCCTGGATGGAGGTGGTGTGGGGAGTGTACCCCGAGACCACCCATGTCCACTGAGGAAGGGCCTGGATGGAGGTGGTGTGGGGAGTGTACCCCGAGACCACCCACATCTACTGAGGAGGGGCCTGGATGGAGGTGGTTTGGGGAGTGTACCCCGAGACCACCCATGTCCCCTGAGGAGGAGCCTGGATGGAGGTGCTGTGGGGAGTGTAGCCTGAGACACCCATGTCCACTGAGAAGGGGCCTGGATGGAGGTGGTGTGGGAGTGCAGCATGCCCGTTGA